The DNA segment TTTCTTGGCGACAGGGACGATTCTTTTTCCGGTGCAGCCGTTGTTATGGCAATGGACGGGCACAAGCCTTTTGCTGTAGAAGTACAGGCATTAGCGAGCCGTTCCGTGCTTTCCATACCGCGTCGAACTGCGCTGGGATTTGACACAAACAGGCTCAACCTGATTCTTGCCGTGCTTGAAAAAAGGCTAAATTTAAATCTTGGACAGCTTGATATTTACGCAAAAATAGGCGGCGGTCTTGCCATGCGCGATCCCGGTCTTGATCTCGGAGTCGCAGCCGCAGTGCTTTCTTCTTTCTATGATCGTCCGCTTCCGGCAGGCTCAGTTTTCTGGGGCGAAGTTGATCTAAACGGCCGCATCCGTCCTGCATCAGGCGGAGAAACCAGACTCAAACAGGCTGACAGGCTTGGATATGGCCCTATTTTTCAGTCTGAATCATGCCGCACTTTGGATGAATTGCAGAATAAGCTTTTCGGACCTAATGGATAAGAGAATTAAGAATAGGTGATTTCGCCGGAGGCTTAACCCTTCGATTAATTTCAATTGAGAGTATATAAATGAAAAAAGTTTTTCTGGTAGCCGGAGCGCGGCCTAATTTGATGAAAGTAGCCCCTATTTTCAGGGCATCCCGCAATTTGGAATCCATTGAATGCGACATTGTTTATACTGGTCAGCATTATGATCGTCAGATGTCTCAGGTCTTTTTTGAGGATCTGGATATTGCTGAGCCTAAGTTTAATATGGGCAAATCTACCGGCACTCATGCTGAGCAGACCGGCGCGATAATGATCTCTTTTGAGAAGATGTGTATTGAGCATAAGCCTGATCTGGTCGTTGTTGTGGGCGATGTTAATTCCACTCTGGCTTGTTCTGTCACCGCGCGTAAATTGCATATTCCTGTGGCCCATGTTGAGGCCGGTCTTAGAAGCGGTGATCTGGATATGCCCGAAGAAATCAACCGTATGGTCACGGATTCGATCAGTAATTTATTTTTTACCACCGAAGAGCACGGGTTCGATAATTTGTTGCGCGAAGGTAAAGACCCTGCTTCGGTTTTTCAGGTCGGCAACGTCATGATCGACAATTTGTTCTATAATGTGAAGAGACTTGGAGACGACGTTACTTCCGGTTATGAGTCCAGACCGCTCAAAGAAAAGATTGGGAAATATGCCTTTTTAACGCTGCATCGTCCTTCAAATGTAGACTGTAAAGATGTCTTGAAGGGTATTGTTTCCGCGCTTAATAAAATTTCAGAGAAATTGCCTATTCTGTTTCCTATCCATCCTCGCACAGCCAAGATGATGGAAGAATTTTCTATTTCTTTTTCAGAAAATGTGCATACTTTTCCGCCTCTTTCGTTTCGTGAATCACTCTATCTGTGGAAAGATGCACAGGTTGTCATTACCGACAGCGGCGGTTTGCAGGAAGAAACGACAGCTCTTGGCGTTCCTTGTGTAACCGTTCGTGAGAATACAGAGCGTCCTGTCACTGTCGATCGTGGAACAAATGTTATTGCAGGAGTTTCGGAAGCTAAAATTCTGAGTGAAGTAGAAAAGGCTTTTGCTAAAACAGATGATCCTGCCCCTGAAATACCGGGTTGGGACGGGCACGCTGCTGAGCGTATTTGGGAAATTCTGATTGATTATTTGAATCGAGGTTAAGTAGTAAGATCAGTTTTTTTATTACGGGATAGTTCTTACAGGGATTGCCATAACAGGTGATCCCTTTTTTTTTGAAAAGTTATCTTACCCGAGCGGTGTTTTCATGGTATTAATCAATTTAGTTAATTTGCTTTTTCGAATGCTCTGGATTTTAGAAGGAGGATGTTATGGACGATACCACTTCAGGTGCCATACATGTTGTCTGTCCCAACTGCCGCGCTGTCAACCGTGTCTTGTCTAAGCGGTTCGGAGATCAGCCCGCATGCGGGAAGTGTGGAGGGCAGGTGCTTATTCCAAAACCAGTAGAACTGACAGCTTCAACTTTCGATAGATTCATATCAAAAACAGATTTGCCAGTGTTGGTCGATTTTTGGGCACCGTGGTGCGGTCATTGTAAGTCGATGGCTCCGGCTTTTCAAAGCGCTGCCGCAGAAATTTTCCCCAAAACTTTGACCGCTAAAGTTGATACTGAATATTCAAAAGAATTATCCGCCAAGTTCAATATACGATCACTCCCCACTCTACTTCTTTTCAATAATGGTCGCGAACAAAAACGTATATCCGGTG comes from the Maridesulfovibrio ferrireducens genome and includes:
- the trxC gene encoding thioredoxin TrxC, which produces MDDTTSGAIHVVCPNCRAVNRVLSKRFGDQPACGKCGGQVLIPKPVELTASTFDRFISKTDLPVLVDFWAPWCGHCKSMAPAFQSAAAEIFPKTLTAKVDTEYSKELSAKFNIRSLPTLLLFNNGREQKRISGAMTTQQIVAWVKQSG
- the wecB gene encoding non-hydrolyzing UDP-N-acetylglucosamine 2-epimerase; this encodes MKKVFLVAGARPNLMKVAPIFRASRNLESIECDIVYTGQHYDRQMSQVFFEDLDIAEPKFNMGKSTGTHAEQTGAIMISFEKMCIEHKPDLVVVVGDVNSTLACSVTARKLHIPVAHVEAGLRSGDLDMPEEINRMVTDSISNLFFTTEEHGFDNLLREGKDPASVFQVGNVMIDNLFYNVKRLGDDVTSGYESRPLKEKIGKYAFLTLHRPSNVDCKDVLKGIVSALNKISEKLPILFPIHPRTAKMMEEFSISFSENVHTFPPLSFRESLYLWKDAQVVITDSGGLQEETTALGVPCVTVRENTERPVTVDRGTNVIAGVSEAKILSEVEKAFAKTDDPAPEIPGWDGHAAERIWEILIDYLNRG